The Martelella endophytica genome contains the following window.
TGCCTGCTTGTAGGTCCAGCTCCGGACCGAAATGCCGGCGCTTTCGCGCACCATCGAGCGGCGGCCATCTGCCCCGACGGCAAGCGCGGCGGTGAAACGCTCGCCGGAGGAGAGCGTCACATCGAAGGCATTGCGCCCGGTTTCGACGGCCTTGGCCGGTTCGGCGAAGTGGGTGATGTTGGGCTCGCTTGTAATCGCGGCTGCGAGGTGTTCGACGAGGAGGGCGTTCGGAATGTTGTAGCCGAACGCATCAAGTTCGATCTCGGCGGCGCGGAAGCTGACGGTCGGCGCCCGAATCAGCCGGTCGGTTCCGTCGATGATCCGCATTGTCCGCAGCGGCGCCGCATGCGGGCGGATCGCCTGCCAGAGGCCGAGGCGATTGAGGAAGGCGATCGAGTGATCCATCAGCGCCGTGGTGCGGTGGTCATGCCCACCCGGTTCCGGCGCCACCAGCGCCACCTGCCGACCCGCCCGTGCTGAGGCGAGTGCAGTGATCATTCCGGCGGGGCCTCCGCCAATGACGGCGATTTCGTACTCGGACATGTTTCAGACCTCCTGCAATGCTGACGTTCATATAACGCGCGGACCCGGCCATGCCCCATGAAAAAATTCCGGCAGCCCGTGAAAAATGCTGGAAAGGCCATATTTTCTTGTACGGAGGCCGGGCTTCTGGTGCATTGTGGCCCTCACGATTGCAGCCAGCGACGGCAATGCAGCCAGGAAAGACGGAATTCGAATGGGTTTATTGAGCCAACGGAAAGTCCCTTACGCGGAAATTCGGGCGTTTTCCGTTCACATTCTCACCGCCTCGGGCTCGTTCCTCGCTTTTCTCGGCGTCGTCGCCGCGGCAGAGGGGCGATTCGTTTCGATGTTCTGGTGGCTGGGGCTTGCACTGCTCGTCGACGGTATCGACGGACCGATCGCCCGGCGTCTTCGGGTCAGCGAGGTGCTGCCGAGCTGGTCCGGCGTCATGCTCGACAACATCATCGACTACGTCACCTACGTGCTGTTGCCGGCCTTCGCGCTCTACCAGTCGCACATGATCGGAGAGCCGCTGTCGTTTCTCGCGGCCGCCCTCATCGTCGTGTCGAGCGCCATCTATTATGCAGACAGCGGCATGAAGACCGATGAGAATTTCTTCTCAGGCTTTCCGGTGGTCTGGAACATGGTGGTGTTTTCCTTCTTCGTCATCGAGCCGAGTTCGCTGGTGGCCATGGCGATCGTCATCGTCTCGGTGGTGCTCACCTTCCTGCCGATCAACTTCCTGCATCCTGTCAGGGTCAAGCGGCTGCGCCCGCTCAATCTGGCGATGTTCTTCCTGTGGTGCGCGACCGGTCTCTACGCCCTGCTGGTCTCGTTCAAGGCGCCGCCACTGGTCGAAATTCTGTTCGTTGCGAGCGGCATCTATCTTTATGTGGTCGGCGGGGTGCTGCAGTTCTTCCCGAAACTCGGTGCACGCAGCGCCGCAAGCCGCGCGGAATTGTGAGCCTGGCTCGCGCGAATGTGGGTCTGATGCAGAAAGCGGTTGGCAAACAAGCAAAAATGATTGCGCTCTCTCCTCTGATTATGCTTCATTTATACGCACAAAAGGGGGCAACCTAATTTTTAGTCATATCCATTTCCGACAGTGCGCCGTCGGGAAAAGCTGCGGCGCAATGGCATGAGTGTGGTCCGGAGGACGGGGTGAACACATCAGAAATGCCGGCGTCCGGCACGCTGCTTTCCGTCGAGGGGCTGACGAAATATTTCGGCAGCTTCGCGGCCTGCGATGGCATAGACCTGAAGATTGCCAAGGGCGAGATTCATGCTCTGCTCGGCGAGAACGGCGCCGGCAAGTCGACATTGGTGAAAATGCTGTTCGGCGTGCTGGAACCCTCCGCCGGACAGATCATCTGGGACGGAACACCGGTCACCATCGAGGCGCCAGCTCACGCGCGCCGGCTCGGCATCGGCATGGTGTTCCAGCATTTCTCCCTGTTCGAGGCGCTGACGGTCGCCGAAAACATCGCTCTCTCGCTCGAACCCGGCATCTCGCTTTCGCAGATTGCCGAGGAAGCCCGGCGGCTTTCCGTCGAATACGGTCTGCCGCTCGATCCGCGCGCGCACGTGGCCGATCTTTCGGTCGGCGAGCGGCAGCGCATCGAGATCGTCCGGGCGCTTCTGCAGAACCCGAAGCTCATCATCCTCGACGAGCCGACCTCGGTGCTGACGCCGCAGGAGGCGGACCGGCTGTTCGAAACGCTGAACAAGCTGCGGGCCGAAGGCCGCTCGGTCCTCTATATCTCGCACCGGCTGGAAGAAGTGCAGCGGATCTGCGACAAGGCGACGGTGCTGCGTCACGGCAAGGTCACGGGTGCCTGCGACCCGAGCCAGGAGACCGCGGCATCGCTGGCACGGATGATGGTCGGCGGCGACGTCTCAGAGATCAAGCGGCCAGAGGCCGGCAAGACCGGCAAGGTGCTGCTTGAGGCGAAAGGCTTGAACGCCCCGGCGCGAACCCCATTCGCCACGGCATTGAAGGATATTTACCTGCAGGTTCGCGCCGGCGAAGTCCTCGCCATCGCAGGCGTTGCGGGCAATGGCCAGACGGAACTCTTCGACGCGCTTTCCGGCGAGTTTCCGGTGGATGAAAACATCACGGTTCAAGTTGACGGACAGCCGGTCGGCGCGAAGGGGATCAATTTCCGCCGCAAGCTTGGCGCCGCCTTCGTGCCGGAAGAGCGCCACGGCCACGCCGCCGTCACGGGCCTGCCGCTCTCCGAAAACCTCATTCTCGCCCGCAATGAAGCCGAGTCTGAGACCTTTCTGGCGGGCGGACCGCTGAGAATCATCCGCCGGGCCGTGGCCAGGACGCGCACCGGCCTCATCTCCGGTGCGATGGATGTGCGCAAGAGCGGCGACAATCCGGCCGCAGGCTCGCTTTCGGGCGGCAACCTCCAGAAATTCATCGTCGGGCGCGAGCTCGATCGCAAGCCGAAGGTCATCATCGTCAACCAGCCGACCTGGGGTGTCGATGCAGGCGCTGCCGCCCACATCCGCCAGTCGCTGGTCGATCTGGCCAAGGCCGGTTCGGCCGTGCTCGTCATCAGCCAGGACCTGGACGAAATCTTCGAAATCGCCACGCGCATCGCCGTCATCTCCGAGGGGAAGCTCTCCGACAGCCACCCCGCCGAGACCATGACGCGCGAACGCATCGGCCTGCTGATGGGTGGCATCCACGGCGAGAACGTGAGCCCGGAGACTGCCGATGCGCATTGAACTCGAAAAACGGCCCGATCGCTCGGCGGTTTTCGCGCTTGCCTCGCCGGTGATCGCCTTCGTGCTGACGGTGATTGCCGGTGCCATCATGTTCGCGCTGATCGGCAAGGATCCGGTCGAGGCGCTCTACGGCTTCTTCATCCAGCCGCTCACCGACATATGGTCGCTGAACGAGTTGATGATCAAGGCCGCGCCGCTGATCATGATCGCCGTCGGCCTGACGGTGTGCTACCGGTCCAACATCTGGAACATCGGCGCCGAGGGGCAGTTCACGGTTGGCGCCATTATCGGCTCGATCGTTCCGGTCTATTTCTATCAGTGGGAATCGCCGCTGCTGCTGCCGATCATGCTGGTGATGGGCGCGATTGGCGGCGCGCTTTACGCCGGCATCCCGGCGCTCCTGAAGAACTATTTCAACACCAATGAAATCCTGACGTCGCTGATGCTGGTCTATGCGGCGCAGCTCTTCCTCGACTGGCTGGTGCGCGGTCCATGGCGCAATCCGGAAGGCTTCAACTTTCCTCAGACGCGTGAATTCGTGGATTCGGCGGTGCTGCCGGCAATGCTGTCTTCGGGGCGCGCCCATTACGGCTTCCTGCTCGCCATGCTGGCGGCCCTTGCCGTGTGGTTCATGATGCGGTTCACGCTGAAGGGCTTCGAGGTGAACGTCATCGGTCAGTCACAGCGGGCGGGGCGGTTTGCCGGCTTTTCCTCGCGGCGGATGGTGTGGTTCTGCTTCCTGCTGTCGGGCGGCCTCGCAGGGCTTGCCGGCATCAGCGAGGTTTCCGGCGCGATCGGCTATCTGCAGCCGTCGATTTCGCCCGGTTACGGTTTCACCGCCATCATCGTCGCCTTTCTCGGCCGTCTGAACCCGCTCGGCGTGATCGTCTCGGGTCTGGTTCTGGCGCTGACCTATATCGGCGGTGAGAACGTGCAGTTCGTGCTCGGCGTTTCCGACAAGGTCACCCGCGTCTTCCAGGGCATGCTGCTGTTCTTCGTGCTCTCCTGCGATACGCTCATTTTGTACAAGGTCCGCCTCATCTTCAGCGGCCGCCATGCCGAGGAGAAGGCGTCATGATCGTCGAGGCCATTCTTCTCACTGTCATCACCGCATCGACCCCGCTGGTGCTCGCCGCCATCGGTGAGCTCGTCTGCGAGCGTGCCGGCGTTCTCAACCTCGGCGTCGAGGGCATGATGGTGATGGGCGCCGTCGGTGCCTTCATCACCGCACAGCTGACCGGCTCACCCTATATCGGCATAATCGGGGGGCTGCTGACCGGTATGGTCTTCTCGCTGCTGTTCGGATTTCTGACGCTGACGCTGGTCGCCAATCAGGTCGCAACCGGGCTTGCGCTCACCATACTGGGGCAGGGGCTCTCGGCGATGATCGGCGAGGGTTATGTCGGCAAGGGCGGCATCAAGATGCCCTCGCTCGATATCCCGCTTCTCTCCGATATTCCGGTCATCGGCCCGCTGCTGTTCGACCAGGACTTTTTCTTTTATCTGTCGATCGCCCTTGTGGCGGGTACGGCGTGGTTTCTTTTCAAGACTCGCGGCGGCCTCGTGCTGCGCTCGGTCGGCGACAACCACGCCTCCGCCCATGCGCTCGGCATCAACGTCATCGGCATCCGCTATCTCGCCGTGATGTTCGGTGGAGCCTGCGCCGGGCTTGCCGGCGCACAGCTGTCGCTGGTCTACACCCCGCAATGGTCCGAAAACATGGCGGCCGGGCGCGGCTGGATTGCTCTGGCGCTGGTCGTATTTGCCTCCTGGCGACCATGGGGCGTGCTGATCGGCGGCTATCTGTTCGGCGCGGTCACGATCGGCCAGCTTCATGCCCAGGCTTTCGGGATCGCGATCCCGGCGCAGTTCCTGTCGGCGCTGCCCTACGTGGTCACCGTCATAGTTCTGGTTATCATCTCCAGAAACCGGAGAATGACCCTCATCAACACGCCTGCGGCGCTCGGCAAACCCTTTGTGCCGGACCGCTAGGCATGCCATTCTGAAACTTTCAAACCGAAAGAGGTGAACGATGAAATCCCTGAATATTGCCCTCGCTGCCTCCGCAGCCATCATCGCCGGTCTTGCCGCTACCGGCGCCAGTGCTGCCGATGACCTCAAGGCCTGCTTCATCTATGTCGGTTCGACGACCGACGGCGGCTGGACCGAGGCTCACGACAAGGCCCGCCAGCAGCTCGAAGAGGAAACCGGCGTCGAGACCGCCTACATCGAGAACGTGCCGGAAGGCCCGGATGCCGAGCGGGCCATCGAGCGCATGGCCCGTTCCGGCTGCTCGATCGTGTTCACGACCTCCTTCGGTTTCATGGAGCCGACGCTGAAGGTCGCCGCCAAGTATCCGGACGTGAAGTTCGAGCACGCCACCGGCTACAAGACCGCCGACAATGTCGCGACCTACAATTCGCGCTTCTATGAAGGCCGCTACATCTCCGGCGTGATCGCCGGTTCGATCTCCGAAAGCGGCATCGGTGGCTACATCGGCTCGTTCCCGATCCCGGAAGTGATCATGGGCGTTGATGCCTTCGAACTCGGTGCAAAATCGGTCAATCCGGACTTCAAGACCAAGCTGATCTGGGCCAACACCTGGTTCGATCCGGGCCGCGAAGCCGATGCCGCCAAGGCGCTCATCGACCAGGGCGTCGATGTTCTGGCACAGCATACCGACACCACCGCGCCGATGCAGATTGCAGCCGAACGCGGCATCAAGGCCTTCGGCCAGGCATCCGACATGATCGAGGCCGGCCCGGATACGCAGCTGACGGCGATCATGGATACCTGGGGCCCGTACTACATCAAGCGCGTCAAGGCGCTGCAGGATGGCACCTGGACCTCGGAACAGAGCTGGGATGGCCTTGTTGACGGCATTCTGACGATGGCGCCCTACACCAACATGCCGGATGACGTGAAGAAACTCGCCGAAGAGACTGAAGCGAAAATCAAATCCGGTGAGCTGAAGCCGTTTACCGGCCCGGTCAACCTGCAGGACGGCACGCCGTGGCTCGCCGAAGGCGAGGAAGCCGACGATGGTACGCTGCTCGGCCTGGATGTCCTCGTCGAGGGCGTCGAAGGCACGATCCCGAAGTCGGAATAACGACATCGCAATTGGCAGGAAAAGGCGTCCCTCGGGGCGCCTTTTTCGTTTGCTGGTCATGTGGCCTGAGCTGGTGAAAATCCATTCATAAAATTTGAAGAGGTCTCGTTCACGATTGGGCTAAAAGCGGAAAGCCAGAATCGCGTTGGAGGCCCCATGACACCCACCCGTACCGCCCTTGCCATCATTCTCGCGGCCGGCGACGGCACCCGGATGAAATCTGCCCGCACCAAAATGCTGCATGAGGTGGCCGGCCGGGCCATGCCCGCCCATGTTGTCGACACCGTTTCGCGCTCCGGCGTCGACGCAGTGGCCCTGGTCGTCGGTCGCGACGGCGAGGCGGTGGCGAAGGCCTGCGCGCTGCCGGGCGTTTCGCTTTCCACGTTCGAACAGACGGAGAGACTCGGCACGGCCCATGCCGTGCTCGCAGCCCGCGAGGCGATTGCCGCCGGTTACAACGATCTGCTGGTGACCTATGGCGATACGCCGCTTGTCACCGCCGAAACGCTGGCGCGGGCGCGTGAGGGGCTTGCCGCCGGTCACGATGTCGTTGTCATCGGCTTCGAAACCGACCGGCCGACCGGCTATGGCCGGCTGCTCGTCCGCGACGGCAATCTCCAGGCAATCCGCGAGGAGAAGGATGCGAGCGACGAGGAACGCAAGGTCACGCTCTGCAACAGCGGCCTGATGGCGATCAACGGCCGCCGCGCGCTGGACCTGCTCACCACGATCGGCAACGGCAATGCCAAGGGCGAATATTATCTGACCGACGTGGTTGAGGTGGCGCTGGCCGCAGGCGGCAGCGCCGGTGTCGTCATGGCCGAGCTTGACGAAGTCGCCGGCTGCAACAACCGCGCCGAACTCGCCGAGCTGGAGCGCATCTGGCAAACCCGACGCCGTCGCGAGATGATGCTTTCCGGGGTCACGCTGATTGCGCCGGAAACGGTGTTCTTTTCCTACGATACCGAGATCGGTCCCGATACGCTGGTAGAGCCGAACGTCTGGTTCGGTCCCGGCGTCACAATTGCCGGCGATGTCACCATCCACGCCTTCAGCCATATCGAGGGCGCGACCGTCGAGGCTGGCAGCCAGATCGGCCCCTATGCACGGCTGCGACCGGGTGCGGTGCTGCATGAGGATGCCAAGGTCGGCAATTTCTGCGAGGTGAAGAACGGCGACATCGGCAAGGGCGCCAAGGTGAACCATCTGACCTATATCGGCGATGCCGAGGTCGGCGCCCGCACCAATATCGGCGCCGGCACCATCACCTGTAATTACGACGGCGCCAACAAGGCGAAGACGATCATTGGCGAGGACTCTTTCATCGGCTCCAATTCCGCGCTCGTTGCTCCGGTCACCATCGGTGCGAAGAGCTATGTCGGATCGGGCAGCGTGATTACCGATGATGTGCCGGACAATGCGCTGGCGCTTGGCCGCGCACGGCAGACGGTGAAGGAGGGCAGGGCGGAAGCCATTCGTGAACGGGCGCTGGCGCTCAAGGCCGCAAACAAGGCCGCTGGCCAGAAATAGGGAGAAGCCCATGTGCGGCATTGTAGGCATCGTCGGCAACGCGCCGGTTTCTGAACGCATGGTGGAGGCGCTGAAGCGGCTGGAATATCGCGGCTATGATTCCGCCGGCATCGCCGTGATCGAGGACGGGCGGATCGCCCGCCGCAGGGCGCCCGGCAAGCTCGAGAACCTCCGTGCCGTCGTCGCCGAAAGCCCGGTGGATGGCGTCACCGGTATCGCTCACACCCGCTGGGCGACCCACGGCGTCCCCAATGAGGCGAATGCGCATCCGCATATCGCAGGCTCGGTCGCTGTCGTCCACAACGGCATCATCGAGAATTTCGCAGAGTTGAAGGCCGAGCTGATTGCTGCCGGCGCGGCCTTTACCTCCGACACCGACACCGAAGTGGTGGCGCGAATGCTCGACCATTATCGCTGTGCCGGCATGGCGCCGCGCGAGGCGGTGCTGGCAATGCTTGCCCGCGTCACCGGCGCATTCGCGCTGGTGATCCTGTTCGAGGACCGGCCGGACACGCTCTATGTCGCCCGCTTCGGTCCGCCGCTTGCGGTCGGCTACGGCGACGGCGAGATGTTCGTCGGCTCCGACGCCATCGCGCTTGCCCCATTCGCCCACGGCATTTCCTATCTTGAGGACGGCGACATGGCGATCGTCGACCGTGACGGCGTCGAGTTCTGCGACTTCGCCGGCAATCCGGTGTCGCGCCGCCGCCAGCCGCTGCAGCTTTCCTCGATGCTGATCGACAAGGGCAATCACCGCCACTTCATGGAGAAGGAGATCTTCGACCAGCCGGAGGTGATCTCGCACACGCTCGGCCATTATTGCGATTTCGCCAGTGAACGCGTGGCTGTGGATGGCGACGGGATCGATTTTTCGCGAGTCTCCCGTCTGCAGATCGCCGCCTGCGGAACCGCCTATCTGTCCGGCCTGATCGGCAAATACTGGATCGAACGCATTGCCCGGCTGCCGGTCGAGATCGATGTCGCATCCGAATTTCGTTATCGCGAAATTCCGGTTTCAAAAGAAGACCTTGCGCTGTTTATCTCACAATCCGGTGAAACCGCCGATACGCTCGCATCGCTGCGTTATTGCAAGGAGAGCGGAGCGCGGACCGGCGCGCTGGTCAATGTCACCGGCTCGACCATCGCGCGTGAGGCCGACGCGGTGTTTCCGATCCTCGCCGGCCCTGAAATCTCGGTCGCATCGACCAAGGCCTTCACCTGCCAGCTGGCGCTGATGGCCTCGCTGGCGCTGAGGGCAGGGCGCGAGCGCGGGACGCTCTCTGAAGCGGACGAGCGGCTGATGGTGCATCAGCTTTCGGAAGTGCCGCGGCTGATGAGCCGGGTTCTGCACGACGTTCAGCCGAAGATCGAACGGTTGGCGCGGGAGCTGTCTCGCTTCCACCACGTGCTCTATCTCGGCCGTGGCACCAGCTATCCGCTGGCGCTGGAAGGCGCGCTGAAGCTCAAGGAGATCACTTATATTCATGCCGAGGGCTATGCCGCCGGCGAACTGAAGCATGGGCCGATTGCGCTGATTGACGAAAACATGCCGGTGATCGTCATCGCCCCGCATGACCGCTTCTTCGAGAAGACGGTTTCCAACATGCAGGAGGTGGCCGCCCGCGATGGCCGCATCATCTTCATCACCGATGAGAGCGGCGCCAAGGCCTCCGACCTGAAGACGATGGAGACCATCGTGCTGCCGGACATGCCGGAATTCATCGCGCCGATGGTGTTCTCGCTGCCGATCCAGCTTCTGGCCTACCACACGGCCGTGTTCATGGGCACCGACGCCGACCAGCCGCGCAACCTTGCCAAGGCGGTGACCGTGGAATGATCATCCGCCGCGAGCGCTTTGAGGATGTGAAGGCCGTAGATGCGCTGGTGCGCAAGGCCTTTCAGGGGATGCCATATAGCGATGGCAGCGAACCCGCGATCATCCGGCGGCTGCGAAAGGCCGGCGCCCTGTCGCTGGCGCTGGTGGCTGAAGAGGACGGCAAGCCGGTCGGGCATATTGCCTTTTCCCCGGTCGGGATTTCCGATGGCGCGAGTGACTGGTTCGGCCTCGGCCCTCTGGCCGTCCGTCCCGACTTTCAGCGACGCGAGATCGGCACGGCCCTGGTGCTCGGCGGTCTGGAGCTTCTGCGCGATGACCGCGCCGGCGGCGTCGTGGTGCTCGGATCGCCGCAGTTCTACCAGCGCTTCGGCTTTCGCTGCGAACCATCGCTGACGCTCGAAGGCGCGCCACCGGATCACTTCATGGCACTGCCCTTCGAAGGCGACGTGCCGGCGGGAAAGGTGGCGTTTCACCGGGCGTTTTACGGGGAAGGGTGATTCACAGGTGCTGCAAGGGGCGGTTTGTTGACACCGGCCACATCACTCTGCGTCATCCTCGGGCTTGACCCGAGGCTCCAGGCCGCCTCCCGTCAGGTTTTGTCAGAGGCAGCCGACGCCGCTCGCTTGGAGCTGTGGTTAGATCCTCGGGTCAAGCCCGAGGATGACGCCCGTGAAGAGGAGGGAGCCAGCCCCCCAGAGCCTCACTCAACCCGCATTCAGATACCGGATCGCCTCATCCCGACGGAACAGGTAGAGCAGCGTTCTGAGCGCCTGACCGCGCTCGCCCATCAGCTCCGCATCCTTGTTCACAACATAG
Protein-coding sequences here:
- the pcsA gene encoding phosphatidylcholine synthase, with translation MGLLSQRKVPYAEIRAFSVHILTASGSFLAFLGVVAAAEGRFVSMFWWLGLALLVDGIDGPIARRLRVSEVLPSWSGVMLDNIIDYVTYVLLPAFALYQSHMIGEPLSFLAAALIVVSSAIYYADSGMKTDENFFSGFPVVWNMVVFSFFVIEPSSLVAMAIVIVSVVLTFLPINFLHPVRVKRLRPLNLAMFFLWCATGLYALLVSFKAPPLVEILFVASGIYLYVVGGVLQFFPKLGARSAASRAEL
- a CDS encoding ABC transporter ATP-binding protein codes for the protein MPASGTLLSVEGLTKYFGSFAACDGIDLKIAKGEIHALLGENGAGKSTLVKMLFGVLEPSAGQIIWDGTPVTIEAPAHARRLGIGMVFQHFSLFEALTVAENIALSLEPGISLSQIAEEARRLSVEYGLPLDPRAHVADLSVGERQRIEIVRALLQNPKLIILDEPTSVLTPQEADRLFETLNKLRAEGRSVLYISHRLEEVQRICDKATVLRHGKVTGACDPSQETAASLARMMVGGDVSEIKRPEAGKTGKVLLEAKGLNAPARTPFATALKDIYLQVRAGEVLAIAGVAGNGQTELFDALSGEFPVDENITVQVDGQPVGAKGINFRRKLGAAFVPEERHGHAAVTGLPLSENLILARNEAESETFLAGGPLRIIRRAVARTRTGLISGAMDVRKSGDNPAAGSLSGGNLQKFIVGRELDRKPKVIIVNQPTWGVDAGAAAHIRQSLVDLAKAGSAVLVISQDLDEIFEIATRIAVISEGKLSDSHPAETMTRERIGLLMGGIHGENVSPETADAH
- a CDS encoding ABC transporter permease → MRIELEKRPDRSAVFALASPVIAFVLTVIAGAIMFALIGKDPVEALYGFFIQPLTDIWSLNELMIKAAPLIMIAVGLTVCYRSNIWNIGAEGQFTVGAIIGSIVPVYFYQWESPLLLPIMLVMGAIGGALYAGIPALLKNYFNTNEILTSLMLVYAAQLFLDWLVRGPWRNPEGFNFPQTREFVDSAVLPAMLSSGRAHYGFLLAMLAALAVWFMMRFTLKGFEVNVIGQSQRAGRFAGFSSRRMVWFCFLLSGGLAGLAGISEVSGAIGYLQPSISPGYGFTAIIVAFLGRLNPLGVIVSGLVLALTYIGGENVQFVLGVSDKVTRVFQGMLLFFVLSCDTLILYKVRLIFSGRHAEEKAS
- a CDS encoding ABC transporter permease; this encodes MIVEAILLTVITASTPLVLAAIGELVCERAGVLNLGVEGMMVMGAVGAFITAQLTGSPYIGIIGGLLTGMVFSLLFGFLTLTLVANQVATGLALTILGQGLSAMIGEGYVGKGGIKMPSLDIPLLSDIPVIGPLLFDQDFFFYLSIALVAGTAWFLFKTRGGLVLRSVGDNHASAHALGINVIGIRYLAVMFGGACAGLAGAQLSLVYTPQWSENMAAGRGWIALALVVFASWRPWGVLIGGYLFGAVTIGQLHAQAFGIAIPAQFLSALPYVVTVIVLVIISRNRRMTLINTPAALGKPFVPDR
- a CDS encoding BMP family ABC transporter substrate-binding protein; this translates as MKSLNIALAASAAIIAGLAATGASAADDLKACFIYVGSTTDGGWTEAHDKARQQLEEETGVETAYIENVPEGPDAERAIERMARSGCSIVFTTSFGFMEPTLKVAAKYPDVKFEHATGYKTADNVATYNSRFYEGRYISGVIAGSISESGIGGYIGSFPIPEVIMGVDAFELGAKSVNPDFKTKLIWANTWFDPGREADAAKALIDQGVDVLAQHTDTTAPMQIAAERGIKAFGQASDMIEAGPDTQLTAIMDTWGPYYIKRVKALQDGTWTSEQSWDGLVDGILTMAPYTNMPDDVKKLAEETEAKIKSGELKPFTGPVNLQDGTPWLAEGEEADDGTLLGLDVLVEGVEGTIPKSE
- the glmU gene encoding bifunctional UDP-N-acetylglucosamine diphosphorylase/glucosamine-1-phosphate N-acetyltransferase GlmU encodes the protein MTPTRTALAIILAAGDGTRMKSARTKMLHEVAGRAMPAHVVDTVSRSGVDAVALVVGRDGEAVAKACALPGVSLSTFEQTERLGTAHAVLAAREAIAAGYNDLLVTYGDTPLVTAETLARAREGLAAGHDVVVIGFETDRPTGYGRLLVRDGNLQAIREEKDASDEERKVTLCNSGLMAINGRRALDLLTTIGNGNAKGEYYLTDVVEVALAAGGSAGVVMAELDEVAGCNNRAELAELERIWQTRRRREMMLSGVTLIAPETVFFSYDTEIGPDTLVEPNVWFGPGVTIAGDVTIHAFSHIEGATVEAGSQIGPYARLRPGAVLHEDAKVGNFCEVKNGDIGKGAKVNHLTYIGDAEVGARTNIGAGTITCNYDGANKAKTIIGEDSFIGSNSALVAPVTIGAKSYVGSGSVITDDVPDNALALGRARQTVKEGRAEAIRERALALKAANKAAGQK
- the glmS gene encoding glutamine--fructose-6-phosphate transaminase (isomerizing), giving the protein MCGIVGIVGNAPVSERMVEALKRLEYRGYDSAGIAVIEDGRIARRRAPGKLENLRAVVAESPVDGVTGIAHTRWATHGVPNEANAHPHIAGSVAVVHNGIIENFAELKAELIAAGAAFTSDTDTEVVARMLDHYRCAGMAPREAVLAMLARVTGAFALVILFEDRPDTLYVARFGPPLAVGYGDGEMFVGSDAIALAPFAHGISYLEDGDMAIVDRDGVEFCDFAGNPVSRRRQPLQLSSMLIDKGNHRHFMEKEIFDQPEVISHTLGHYCDFASERVAVDGDGIDFSRVSRLQIAACGTAYLSGLIGKYWIERIARLPVEIDVASEFRYREIPVSKEDLALFISQSGETADTLASLRYCKESGARTGALVNVTGSTIAREADAVFPILAGPEISVASTKAFTCQLALMASLALRAGRERGTLSEADERLMVHQLSEVPRLMSRVLHDVQPKIERLARELSRFHHVLYLGRGTSYPLALEGALKLKEITYIHAEGYAAGELKHGPIALIDENMPVIVIAPHDRFFEKTVSNMQEVAARDGRIIFITDESGAKASDLKTMETIVLPDMPEFIAPMVFSLPIQLLAYHTAVFMGTDADQPRNLAKAVTVE
- a CDS encoding GNAT family N-acetyltransferase; the encoded protein is MIIRRERFEDVKAVDALVRKAFQGMPYSDGSEPAIIRRLRKAGALSLALVAEEDGKPVGHIAFSPVGISDGASDWFGLGPLAVRPDFQRREIGTALVLGGLELLRDDRAGGVVVLGSPQFYQRFGFRCEPSLTLEGAPPDHFMALPFEGDVPAGKVAFHRAFYGEG